Proteins from one Lonchura striata isolate bLonStr1 chromosome 6, bLonStr1.mat, whole genome shotgun sequence genomic window:
- the EIF3M gene encoding eukaryotic translation initiation factor 3 subunit M, producing MSVPAFIDITEEDQAAELRAYLKSKGAEISEENAEGGLHVDLAQIIEVCDVCLKEDDKDVESVMNSVVSLLLILEPDKQEALIENLCEKLVKFREGERPSLRLQLLSNLFHGMDKNTPVRYTVYCSLLKVASSCGAIQYIPTELDQVRKWISDWNLATEKKHTLLRLLYDVLVDCKKSDTAAKVMVELLGSYTEDNASQARVDAHRCIVRALKDPNTFLFDHLLALKPVKFLEGELIHDLLTIFVSAKLASYVKFYQNNKDFIDSLGLLHEHNMAKMRLLTFMGMAVENKEISFDTMQQELQIGADDVEAFVIDAVKTKMVYCKIDQTQRKVIVSHSTHRTFGKQQWQQLYDTLNTWKQNLNQVKNSLLSLSDT from the exons ATGAGCGTCCCGGCCTTCATCGACATCACCGAGGAGGATCAG gCTGCAGAACTGCGAGCTTACCTGAAATCCAAAGGAGCAGAAATCTCTGAAGAAAACGCTGAAGGCGGACTTCATGTGGACTTGGCACAGATTATTGAAGTGTGTGATGTGTGCCTGAAAGAGGATGACAAAG ATGTGGAGAGTGTGATGAACAGCGTTGTCTCTCTGCTCCTTATCCTGGAACCTGACAAACAAGAAGCACTGATTGAAAATCTGTGTGAGAAGTTAGTAAAGTTTCGGGAAGGAGAGCGCCCATCTCTTAGACTGCAGCT CCTGAGCAATCTCTTCCATGGCATGGACAAGAACACTCCTGTGAGGTACACAGTGTACTGCAGCCTTCTCAAAGTGGCCTCGTCCTGTGGTGCCATCCAGTACATTCCAACTGAACTAGATCAG GTCCGAAAATGGATTTCTGACTGGAATCTGGCTACAGAGAAAAAGCACACTCTCCTGAGACTGCTCTATGATGTCCTAGTAGACTGCAAGAAAAG tgACACTGCAGCAAAAGTAATGGTGGAGCTATTGGGAAGTTACACAGAGGACAATGCTTCCCAGGCTAGAGTTGATGCTCACAG ATGTATTGTACGAGCATTGAAGGATCCAAATACCTTTCTCTTTGATCATCTTCTTGCCTTAAAACCAGTCAAATTTTTGGAAGGAGAACTTATTCATGAT CTTTTGACAATTTTTGTAAGTGCTAAACTAGCGTCCTATGTCAAGTTTTATCAGAACAACAAAGACTTCATTGACTCCCTGG GCTTGTTGCACGAACACAATATGGCCAAGATGAGGCTCCTTACTTTCATGGGAATGGCTGTAGAGAATAAAGAAATCTCATTTGACACAATGCAGCAGGAACTCCAGATCGGGGCTGATGATGTGGAAGCATTTGTCATTGATG CTGTAAAAACAAAGATGGTGTACTGCAAAATAGATCAGACACAGAGGAAAGTCATTGTCAG TCACAGCACACATCGGACTTTTGgaaagcagcagtggcagcaattGTATGACACTCTAAACACCTGGAAACAAAATCTGAATCAAGTGAAAAACAGTCTCCTCAGTCTCTCAGACacataa